The Tripterygium wilfordii isolate XIE 37 chromosome 18, ASM1340144v1, whole genome shotgun sequence nucleotide sequence AACTTAACCTCACCCCTTCACATCATACAAGGCATTTTTCTTAGGCTTGAGTAAGTTGGACCTAACCCACTTGCTtaggcctaaggagaaacaaaatcgtgcaagcccgatgTATCGACGGGAACcaaacaacccaaaacggataatattgttggtgtgtatggaggcgtggatttacaacatggtatcggagtaataaaccgacaccaaagtgtgtgtgtgtacttaccccaagtgtagggtatcgtcaagtaataaaccggtgagtccggtatcgatccacgaggaagcaatgcaaatttgaagtgaatgatatgcaaatgactagctaacactaataaacacaatgaatatcaaataaaagcaagtaaaagaaatgggccgaatgactcggtagcataagcgattttgtaatcaaagtaagcacaaattggatttaaaacaattaattaaaaacctagtctctaatccgtcccggtggctactcggttctcatactcaaggtatcattgcaaacacacacaaccatacacaatgcattgtgtgatactatcaatcatgcatatgcaaagagaattgggatataagacttcaattcatacatgtaggccatcgggtctcttaatctacgatgaacgcaaagggataagcacctaatattatggattaatgttcccccttggggctcggcttggctaacaccctagtttcacactcaaagatcaattaaccataactctcccatgcacattcctaaattaacccaaaaccccatcatcaatacacataattaatagctatgcaatgaaaaactcaattaattaaggaaatcatgcaatgggtttaacaattctcaatcgaacacattagatgcaatccctagactagacaatccaagaatacaatcaaatatgtcattcccatagatccaatcacacaactatcacgaaattaaaagagagaaatcgaagctacgattctttgagcataccttgagtaattgaaaccttgcatccacctttcgggattagaaactagagaagagaactacccactcatgattgttgcaataaacatccaatctattgtcatctaaattagagtttatacaaaatcaagagaaagcaccaaaaacaacaaagaaaacttagagagagaaactagatctacactactcctatggtggcttcctcttggagaagtcaatgaataatgaggaagccaaccaaatcttagggttttcttctctttttacaatagaaaatacctaactacccttataaaatcgtttcccattggttacatacatgatttaccccaaatgcccttgaaatttcggtgcagaaaattacagattcgccgtaggtgtccggacgggtgtccggatgcttcatgcctccaactttgtgagcctctgtctcaatttgtgaagaaagtgtccggacgggtactgtgggtgtccggacggtaagtgtccggacaccttgggaagtgtcccgacacctcacagcaaaaagtgcccaaaaagtgctccaacttgcccgaacaaggtccgattcctacaaaaccaaggggaaacatttgtaagtgtaaaattaagctaaaatgcaatcaaatacattaactaagtgctagaacatcctaattaaaggacattagaacctcaaaatagaggtccaatcacaccccccaacttagacattgctagtccctagcaatgcaaccactacctaaaactaaaatctactaaataaaatcctaactcactgacgtaggcatcacggttgcatttagcgcatgcaacaagcctttaaacccctaggtcaccctagtggacgagttgtagtctcgtgagggcttatcagagcgatacccacaaacacttgccaagggatccaccattactttgaaagcaccataaatgattcttaagttctcacatgcaagaaatagagctaatctcccaattcccctgcttagtcaaaaacatgcaaaatctttggaaaatcactctcaatccccttaaaaatgaccaagaacattttatactatgaaaaatatatgtgcaatcaagcaagacaactcaacacattcacacaaggaaaaccttgttatggacccttttggtgttcataaatccccaatcccaaatgtacacaaaaacataaaagcattgtggtaagtgaatgacttacacaattgaattaaatgtatgtgtttataaaagataatttggatgggcatagctttgagaaagaaatcacctacaagagcaattaatgcattcaccaactcacttgcttaccttggatcaaattcatcaaaagattaaatgggttgtaatgtggcaatgagacaaggtaggaagaatttggatctagatgacaagttgcaaggttaagttcaaacatgtgagctaaattctcattttgtcaccccttccattgtaccacaaattcaaacacttctcatcctttacacacaaaggattaactttattgcagactccttcttcttctttttttctttttttttgaatataacatcatttatacaacaaccctcataattatttttttctcataataaggaggggtaatatcactaccgatttatttttcaagctcctactcaaccttgcaaccaaagatgggaaatatttgggaaaatagctcacacaaagcttgtaagtgaaatcaagaggcttaaagaaatttggggcttataatcactcacaaatgaataggctaagctcaaatctctcaacctagtgaatccttcaatcctaagttcacaagcaagtggcaaatacaaaaatcacacttctcagtaatcaaatatagtatttgcaaagctattgaagaacacgctcataggatgtcaaatgaatatcaatgaagagcatcacccaaaacccaatgtatatcaatgaagaatggttcaaaagaatgagaagggtaaaaatgtaatttttcagacaaaagaatccaaaaaacgcagtcatacaaatgcttcaatgccaagatgtctgcttaactacacaattttatatcaaactaggtctcaatcatcccaagaaagattgattataattatctcactcaatcacatgcatcgatttagcaaaagaaaccaaggaacctactctacacttgcacgtgtgaacaagaataagaaattaacagtcaaattggtagtgaatcccaaaagcgtctaccatcccctcctaaagtccatctagcatgtatgaacaacaaagcacaacacaataggatagagggtaggaaatcataccatactcttcaaaagtgatcggaatcatgagaaacgaagcatatcctgaaaaagttaataccaaccacactatccaagcatgacacaacaagaatttttttttttttttttttttttgatattcacaaaagcacaccaaaataaagcaagtttcacaataaattcacaattccctcaccccccaacttaaatgagatattgtccccaatgtcaagaatggaaaacaaggcaagaacaaattgtgaaatgcattgtgaacatacaaaaacacaccaaaattaaagggtaagaaaatcaaaacataacacacaaccatgtcacaattctcaccccccaacttgaataagtgcacaaggagcaaaaattgtgaaatggattttgagtatacgagacacacaaaaataaaagtgatctctaaaccaatcctaaacatatatgtacaaaagtggatcgaccataacacaagagagggatgggatccttgagatcccaagaacatcctcaaaatcactactcccactttgaggaacatgacgaaccacacatgattcggtccccttttccccaaactcacctaaaaagaattgtaatcgtggtttgggatgccacacttttctaattttggtaaatattttatgtgtgacatgatgtttagaggattctttaaatccacttgcaaaaggtaacgttgtcaattcttgaggatgcacttggtatgcaccgactttgattgggaaagcctctaatgctcctaaatgaaggggcaaatgttctacactataaatagtcaagaacttcaaaacttttttcataatatctccctcaatcaaaagtcgactacctttcttaatcaaaactagcacaccctcaaatgaattctttgcaagtgtcatctctaatttatcctcaacatgagagtgaatataaagcttagggatgtactcaattgccctcccacggtctaactcattcccttttggtctcactttgttctcctctttctcttcatttctcttctcttcgctcttttcctcaaccttttcaactggataattgtccttgtctcgacatgatctatctccgactataacatttttcacctcaccacccacttcttccactaatttctcatcctcacttaccttaggagtcatggtattgtcaattactatctcactccttgaggtaatgatgggttgttcttgttcttgcacattcaacccctcacttgaagtttcgaattgaaattctaatgtttgagtgatctttgtcaattggcttcttaaatcttccaaggctctattggtttgctcacgaaattcaaatctcctttgattaacctccaattgagcttccatgaatatttgaagtgtatcctcaagtgatctctcttggggtggggtgcatggttggtaagatggtggagctatacattggtgtgaagattgtgcttgcctaaaaggttggtactcatgtgcatgaatgtagtcaaaaggaggaggtgcatgtaaattttgtccgaagggagcatattgtggcacttgtggcatttgataatacataggtgggtagacattttgtggggcaaattgcgccgcattgtcttgttgaagtggttgaggtgcattttgcaaagcatgctcaacttgaacattttgcaaattttgggcattgccaatttggacatcttgcccttgcaccggattcatcaactcatcaatattcacatgttgcaaaagacgacgcaatgcatcaagattcatatcacccccacgtacactccccgcatcactcacatttatatcaccacctatcccatctctattagacccatgcccactaacattatctctaggttgagacatgatggcaaggaacaatagcaagtaacacacaaaagtagcaatcaaccacgtcaagtaacacaagattttttatttttttttttcaattaatgaacaaccaagaacaatattaagcaagaacaagagcaaggatatgaatagagcaacaatcaaccttaggaacaataacacaccaagatgtagcaagtagtgataaaaataaaaatgcgcaaagctctctcaaacaacgtatcactaccaagcagcaaacaaggtggccgtgctccttccttatttttgcagcaactacactaaatcaactacactagaaagcaagtaaaagggaggaacgaagttacccttgaagcgtgaccgtgctccttccttatttgatggcgtttaatagcataaagctagcatctacaagccacccagctccgtctttgacactcgcttccccggcaacggcgccaaaaacttgaccgacaccaaagtgtgtgtgtgtacttaccccaagtgtagggtatcgtcaagtaataaaccggtgagtccggtatcgatccacgaggaagcaatgcaaatttgaagtgaatgatatgcaaatgactagctaacactaataaacacaatgaatatcaaataaaagcaagtaaaagaaatgggccgaatgactcggtagcataagcgattttgtaatcaaagtaagcacaaattggatttaaaacaattaattaaaaacctagtctctaatccgtcccggtggctactcggttctcatactcaaggtatcattgcaaacacacacaaccatacacaatgcattgtgtgatactatcaatcatgcatatgcaaagagaattgggatataagacttcaattcatacatgtaggccatcgggtctcttaatctacgatgaacgcaaagggataagcacctaatattatggattaatgttcccccttggggctcggcttggctaacaccctagtttcacactcaaagatcaattaaccataactctcccatgcacattcctaaattaacccaaaaccccatcatcaatacacataattaatagctatgcaatgaaaaactcaattaattaaggaaatcatgcaatgggtttaacaattctcaatcgaacacattagatgcaatccctagactagacaatccaagaatacaatcaaatatgtcattcccatagatccaatcacacaactatcacgaaattaaaagagagaaatcgaagctacgattctttgagcataccttgagtaattgaaaccttgcatccacctttcgggattagaaactagagaagagaactacccactcatgattgttgcaataaacatccaatctattgtcatctaaattagagtttatacaaaatcaagagaaagcaccaaaaacaacaaagaaaacttagagagagaaactagatctacactactcctatggtggcttcctcttggagaagtcaatgaataatgaggaagccaaccaaatcttagggttttcttctctttttacaatagaaaatacctaactacccttataaaatcgtttcccattggttacatacatgatttaccccaaatgcccttgaaatttcggtgcagaaaattacagattcgccgtaggtgtccggacgggtgtccggatgcttcatgcctccaactttgtgagcctctgtctcaatttgtgaagaaagtgtccggacgggtactgtgggtgtccggacggtaagtgtccggacaccttgggaagtgtcccgacacctcacagcaaaaagtgcccaaaaagtgctccaacttgcccgaacaaggtccgattcctacaaaaccaaggggaaacatttgtaagtgtaaaattaagctaaaatgcaatcaaatacattaactaagtgctagaacatcctaattaaaggacattagaacctcaaaatagaggtccaatcattGGACCTAACCCACTTGCTtaggcctaaggagaaacaaaatcgtgcaagcccgatgTATCGACGGGAACcaaacaacccaaaacggataatattgttggtgtgtatggaggcgtggatttacaacatggtatcggagtatGTCTCGGTCCAGTTAAAAAAGGGTTTGACCTCTACCTATCCATTTGTCgggtctgacataacccaatCCACAGGTACGAAAAAGTGTTAAAATACCACATCAATTGGATAATATTTAACCATGTGGTATATaatatttatgcattttttgCAGCAACTCCAATGTTTGACATCGTTGGCTTTGGAGTGATACTCATGCAACTGATGACAAAATTTGAAGACGCATTCTTTCCACCACCTAAAAACAGACgggggaaaataaaaataattctgATATTCACATTGCGGAGAAAGTGGAACAACTCTTGCGGGATGGAGGACGACGTTACCAATTTCCGGAGTTGCTGGGGTCGACTGGTGGTGACAAACAAACTGCTATAACCATAATGGAGTGCGGACTGACatgtgcaaaaaaaaaacccaagggCCCGCCCACAATCAAAATTTGTCATGTATAAAAAACCAAGTGGGAAAttgggaaggaaaaaaacagagagaaaataaacaaaacatcatCTCATATACTAAATTACCAACTTAAATTACCAAGTGATTGATCAGTTGGTGGAAACAAGCACAATAAAATCACAAAGAAAAGTAACTATTGTTTGGTCAAAATCAGGTCAAATTCTAAGAAATCCAAATGCGCAAAACATATCGACagcaaggaaaaacaaagtTAAAGGGGAGAAgctaaaagaacaaaataactAGATGCAATAAAAATTATCATGCCTTGGGGGTAACCCAAATAGCTGGTGGCTTCACAGATTTGGAATCTGTTTTGTAAAGTGACTCAATAGTATCATCCCTGAAGTTGAAAATGCCGGTGTCATAACCTGAAGGCCATCCACGTTTGTGTAACTCACGAGAACTATCTGTATAATATATCCGGTTTTCTTGATACCCAAAAATGCGAGGATCTGAGAGGGAAAAGGACTGATTCAAACCCAAAAACAATGCTACTCCATCTAAATTCTCGACGTCAATCCAACTTGGCTTTGATCCGCCCACTGTATCCAACTTCCATACACAAAAATATTTCGTTTTTAATGAAGACGAAAAATAATGATTATGATCGACCAAATCGTACTTATCAAAACAATTCAGGTCACCATTACCAGATTGTTCTGCTTGGTTGATCACATGATCTTCTGTATGGAGATCTTCAGGAAATTCTTCCTCATCCTCACTGGAATCATATCCGGTACCACAATATATTTTCCATAATTCTCCTCTTGATTCCACCAAAAAGAAACTACAAAGTAAACATTGCTCCACTTCTATCTTCGTCATTGATGGTTGAGGAGAAGCACGAACGTCACAAATATAAGTCACTGAATTGGATGATACAATGTAGAAGTTTCCCTTGAAATACAAGGCATCCATATAACCCTCCCACGTTTGACGTTGATGGTGAATAGGTGTCCAAACTTTGTCACCAAGCTTGCAAAAAGCCAATCCGTCAAAGAGAACCATGACAAAGCAATCCGAGGCGTCACTAGGATTTtttgataatatttgttgaaacccaaacacaacaagtcccacatctaaagaaTAAAATGAAGTtgtgtggtttataaggtgTTGGATGGGCCTAGTCTCATGAGCCATTGGCTTTTGAGATAGTGGGCTTCCATCCAATATCAAGTAAACCCATGTTAGGCCCATGTAATATGGGTTTACCCCCGGTCCAAATTcccaacatggtatcggagctcggTTGCGGGGGTGTGTGTTTGGGCACAAGGAGGAGTTCCATGGGGTGGCAAAAGGAGTTGTAATCATAAGGATTGCACCCAAGCTACTGTGTTTTAGATGGTTGAAGCAAGAGATGGCAGAAAGGAGTTTGACAACCTTTTTGAAGCTGATTTTCTAGTCCTATCTTGCAGATTTGTTGACCGGGTATTTATGCAGGTTTTACTACCTTTCTGTGAACACACATGAAGCAAGGAGGAGTGTTGGAGCCAAGTGcttcatgtgtgtgtgtaacacctggtgtatatgtgtgtggtgTCAAGTGAACCAAGTGTATGGTTTATGAAGAGCCATGTGTGTGGCtattttctactttctagtgTTTAAGTCGGTTTAGGTGTGTCTTTATATATATGGCATGTGTTTAGTTGTAAAAGTGGGTTAGCACCCCAAAACAAAAGAGGAGTCATAGACTCCATTTTCAGGGAGCTTTAAACTCCATATTTGGGCTACTGCCCTGTGTGTTAGAGTCTTCAAGACTCTGTTTTATGTAAGGAGTTTACCTCCTTGTGTTTTCTATCAATGAAATTCCTTTTATGTGTTCGGGTTTTCTACCCTTGTTCAATTcccaacatggtatcggagctcggTTGCGGGGGTGTGTGTTTGGGGCCCAACAAAGTGgcccgggaaaaaaaaaattgaggcctCCCACCTCTGAGCACACAAAGAGATGTGACAAGTGGGATGGGTTTGAGGATGTAGGGACCTGtgtttgagggggagtgttgaaacccaaacacaacaagtcccacatctaaagaaTAGAATGAAGTtgtgtggtttataaggtgTTGGATGGGCCTAGTCTCATGAGCCATTGGCTTTTGAGATAGTGGGCTTCCATCCAATATCAAGTAAACCCATGTTAGGCCCATGTAATATGGGTTTACCCCCGGTCCAAATTCCCAACAATATTGCTTTGTACACGTCCCACTTAGACAGGCGTTCCTCTCCATCGGAAGGCTGCTGCAGGGTAGTTTCAGAAGGAAGATCTATGCGACGGTCAGAAAACGGATTCAACAAGTACATGTCCAAGTTGTTTTTTATCATCACAAGCCATCCCTCGTAGGATCCACGACATAGATCTATGTGAGGCACCGGAATTTGGGGCAAACGCTCCCCTTCTTTAGTGATATCCTTGCCAACCGGGAAGCTCAGCAGACGACGAAATTTGCAGGTGACATCACAGTTGATGCCGGGAACCATCAGACAAGGAGAATAAGGAAGGACATATCTGTTGAGGTAATCCAATATAACATGGCTCCATGATCTGCACACACAACTAAGACGATAGTGATCATCTGGAACATTGATCAGCTTTCTTGCGATTGTCAATAAGAGATCTGGCGGG carries:
- the LOC119983853 gene encoding uncharacterized protein LOC119983853 isoform X1 yields the protein MADWSELPPDLLLTIARKLINVPDDHYRLSCVCRSWSHVILDYLNRYVLPYSPCLMVPGINCDVTCKFRRLLSFPVGKDITKEGERLPQIPVPHIDLCRGSYEGWLVMIKNNLDMYLLNPFSDRRIDLPSETTLQQPSDGEERLSKWDVYKAILSKNPSDASDCFVMVLFDGLAFCKLGDKVWTPIHHQRQTWEGYMDALYFKGNFYIVSSNSVTYICDVRASPQPSMTKIEVEQCLLCSFFLVESRGELWKIYCGTGYDSSEDEEEFPEDLHTEDHVINQAEQSGNGDLNCFDKYDLVDHNHYFSSSLKTKYFCVWKLDTVGGSKPSWIDVENLDGVALFLGLNQSFSLSDPRIFGYQENRIYYTDSSRELHKRGWPSGYDTGIFNFRDDTIESLYKTDSKSVKPPAIWVTPKA
- the LOC119983853 gene encoding uncharacterized protein LOC119983853 isoform X2, whose protein sequence is MADWSELPPDLLLTIARKLINVPDDHYRLSCVCRSWSHVILDYLNRYVLPYSPCLMVPGINCDVTCKFRRLLSFPVGKDITKEGERLPQIPVPHIDLCRGSYEGWLVMIKNNLDMYLLNPFSDRRIDLPSETTLQQPSDGEERLSKWDVYKAILSKNPSDASDCFVMVLFDGLAFCKLGDKVWTPIHHQRQTWEGYMDALYFKGNFYIVSSNSVTYICDVRASPQPSMTKIEVEQCLLCSFFLVESRGELWKIYCGTGYDSSEDEEEFPEDLHTEDHVINQAEQSVGYSGRIKAKLD